One Desulfobulbaceae bacterium genomic region harbors:
- a CDS encoding beta-ketoacyl-[acyl-carrier-protein] synthase family protein, whose translation MDILPAQQRIVITGVGLAAPNADNLTDFRAKVLAGRSEIREIELRYMGKAPAGVCTFPETKYRKKKDNKRGTRAGCLGVYAAHEALADAGIDFSEYRRDATGVYIGLTEHGTVETENEVYNISQYGYNVDYWTHHHNPRTVLNNPAGEITMSLGITGPHYSVGAACAAGNAALIQGAQMLRLGEVDLALCGGISESVGSFGIFASFKAQGALAAHPDPTKASRPFDLDRDGIVISEGACLYCLETLDRALMRGAKIYGEIVGYAMNSDALDFVMPHGPRQAECVRLALKRAGLRPDEVDIVNTHATGTRQGDIEECRGLIEIFADCPSTYFNNTKSIIGHAMGAAGVLELAANLPAFDDHMVHPTINVDRLDPECALPNLVLNVPQAVDKVDIILNNSFGMVGINSVIIVKKFA comes from the coding sequence ATGGATATACTGCCAGCACAACAGCGGATTGTGATTACCGGGGTCGGACTTGCCGCACCGAATGCTGATAACCTCACGGACTTTCGGGCCAAAGTATTGGCAGGCCGAAGTGAGATCCGTGAGATCGAGTTGCGCTACATGGGCAAGGCCCCTGCCGGGGTCTGCACCTTTCCGGAGACCAAGTACCGCAAGAAGAAGGACAATAAACGCGGGACCAGGGCAGGGTGCTTGGGTGTGTATGCCGCCCATGAGGCCTTGGCCGATGCCGGGATTGATTTCAGTGAGTACCGTCGTGATGCGACCGGAGTGTATATCGGTCTGACCGAGCACGGGACCGTCGAGACCGAGAATGAGGTCTATAATATCAGTCAGTACGGCTATAATGTGGATTATTGGACTCATCATCATAATCCACGGACCGTACTTAATAACCCGGCTGGTGAGATCACGATGAGCCTTGGGATTACCGGCCCGCACTACTCAGTGGGGGCCGCCTGTGCTGCCGGTAACGCAGCGCTGATTCAGGGGGCTCAGATGTTGCGGTTAGGCGAGGTTGATCTTGCTTTGTGCGGCGGCATCTCCGAGTCAGTGGGTTCGTTTGGCATCTTTGCCAGTTTTAAAGCCCAGGGGGCGTTAGCCGCTCATCCTGATCCCACTAAAGCCAGTCGTCCCTTTGATCTTGATCGTGACGGTATCGTCATCTCCGAGGGGGCATGTCTGTATTGCCTGGAGACACTTGACCGGGCCTTGATGCGAGGCGCCAAGATCTATGGTGAAATTGTGGGATATGCGATGAATTCCGATGCCTTGGACTTTGTCATGCCTCACGGGCCTCGTCAGGCTGAGTGCGTGCGCTTGGCGCTGAAGCGCGCAGGTCTGCGGCCAGATGAGGTTGACATTGTTAATACCCACGCCACAGGTACCAGACAGGGTGATATCGAAGAGTGCCGAGGCTTGATTGAGATCTTTGCCGATTGTCCCTCAACATATTTCAACAATACCAAGAGCATAATTGGGCACGCCATGGGAGCCGCCGGGGTCTTGGAACTTGCCGCTAACCTGCCAGCCTTTGATGACCATATGGTGCATCCCACCATCAATGTTGACCGGCTTGATCCGGAATGCGCCCTGCCCAATTTGGTATTGAACGTGCCACAGGCTGTGGACAAGGTTGACATTATCCTCAACAACTCCTTTGGAATGGTGGGGATCAATTCAGTTATTATTGTTAAAAAATTTGCCTAG